One window of Deltaproteobacteria bacterium genomic DNA carries:
- a CDS encoding sigma-54-dependent Fis family transcriptional regulator, translating to MKRILIADDDESIRWVLQKTVTGMGFAADLAEDGDKALALLGKNSYTAAFVDVRMPGVEGIEVLERVQARKSPTRFFIMTAVQRADVAARSTRAGAAEFLTKPFELSRIEELLADLAREASSKERPYQPSVREEWSSARIVGKSRAILEVFQNIGKVADSSATILLLGERGVGKELIARSIHELGGQKGPFVAVNTTAIPRDLQEAELFGHEKGAFTGAEGAREGKLTAAQDGTLFLDEVGDMPLDLQAKLLRVLQEREYSPVGSDRTRKFRGRILAATNRDLRKLVAEGKFRVDLFDRLNVFPLRIPSLSERKEDIPLLADYFLRKYCAVLSRPPRSFSRESLEAIAAHPWKGNVRELENFVQRLAVLSTGKLLRRDEVARELAKADGAPDMSSAPMEQLVEERIREFVRRLGTAIDAETGLHDLFVRQVERPLLKVVLEAAAGNQLRAAAILGIHRNTLRKRLAELSLSPKTRKRKGR from the coding sequence TTGAAGAGAATCCTGATCGCCGACGACGACGAGAGCATCCGCTGGGTCCTCCAGAAGACCGTCACCGGCATGGGGTTCGCGGCGGACCTGGCCGAGGACGGAGACAAGGCGCTCGCCCTCCTGGGAAAGAACAGCTACACGGCGGCGTTCGTCGACGTCCGGATGCCCGGCGTCGAGGGGATCGAGGTCCTCGAGCGCGTCCAGGCCCGGAAGTCCCCAACCCGGTTCTTCATCATGACGGCGGTCCAGCGGGCGGACGTCGCCGCCCGCTCCACGCGCGCCGGGGCCGCCGAATTCCTCACCAAGCCGTTCGAGCTGTCCCGGATCGAGGAGCTCCTTGCCGACCTCGCGCGGGAGGCCTCCTCGAAGGAGCGTCCGTACCAGCCTTCGGTGCGGGAGGAGTGGTCCTCCGCCCGGATCGTGGGGAAGAGCCGCGCCATCCTCGAGGTGTTCCAGAACATCGGGAAGGTGGCCGACTCCTCGGCGACGATCCTGCTGCTCGGCGAGCGGGGCGTCGGGAAGGAGCTCATCGCCCGCAGCATCCACGAGCTGGGAGGGCAGAAAGGGCCCTTCGTGGCGGTGAACACCACGGCGATCCCCCGGGACCTCCAGGAGGCGGAGCTGTTCGGGCACGAGAAAGGGGCGTTCACGGGGGCCGAGGGTGCGCGCGAGGGGAAGCTGACCGCGGCGCAGGACGGAACCCTCTTCCTCGACGAGGTGGGCGACATGCCGCTCGACCTGCAGGCCAAGCTGCTGCGGGTCCTGCAGGAACGGGAGTATTCGCCGGTCGGGTCGGACCGGACGCGGAAGTTCCGCGGGCGGATCCTGGCCGCCACGAACCGGGACCTTCGGAAGCTCGTCGCCGAGGGGAAGTTCCGGGTGGACCTGTTCGACCGGCTCAACGTGTTCCCGCTGCGCATCCCATCCCTCTCCGAGCGGAAGGAGGATATTCCGCTCCTGGCCGACTACTTCCTGCGGAAATATTGCGCGGTCCTGTCCCGCCCGCCGAGATCGTTCTCCCGGGAGTCCCTCGAGGCGATCGCGGCGCACCCGTGGAAGGGGAACGTGCGGGAGCTCGAGAATTTCGTGCAGCGCCTCGCGGTCCTGTCCACGGGAAAGCTTCTCCGCCGGGACGAGGTGGCGCGGGAACTCGCCAAGGCGGACGGCGCGCCCGACATGTCCTCCGCCCCGATGGAGCAGCTGGTCGAGGAACGGATCCGGGAGTTCGTGCGGCGTCTCGGGACGGCCATCGACGCCGAGACGGGGCTCCACGACCTGTTCGTCCGGCAGGTGGAACGCCCGCTCCTGAAGGTCGTCCTCGAGGCCGCCGCGGGAAACCAGCTGCGCGCGGCGGCGATCCTCGGGATCCACCGGAACACCCTGCGCAAGAGGCTTGCGGAACTGTCGCTCTCGCCCAAGACCCGCAAGCGGAAGGGGCGGTGA